ACATCACCTACTGCAACAGGCAGCGGTGTGTTTGTGGCCACACTTGACGGATCCCCTGTCAAGAGCGGCACAGGCAGCCAGACACAGTCTACCATAACCTATATTACAGGAGCAGCGGATGCGGCTCAATCGACCTTGACACCTACCAGCGCCAGCATCACTGCCGACGGCAGCAGCACACAGACGCTGACGGTCACGGCCAAGGACAGCTTTGGCAATAATCTGACGACAGGCGGCTCCACGGTCACGATCACAAAATTATCAGGCACAGGCACCATCGGTACGGTGACAGACAACAGCAACGGCACATACACAGCTATAGTGACATCACCTACTGCAACAGGCAGCGGTGTGTTTGTGGCCACACTTGACGGAGCCCCTGTCAAGAGCGGCACAGGCAGCCAGACACAGTCTACCATAACCTATACTGCCGGCGCAGCGGATGCGGCTCAATCGACCTTGACACCTACCAGCGCCAGCATCACAGCCGACGGCAGCAGCACACAGACACTGACGGTCACAGCCAAGGACAGCTTTGGCAATAATCTGACGACAGGCGGCTCCACGGTGGTGATCACAAAATTATCAGGCACAGGCACCATCGGTACGGTGACAGACAACAGCAACGGCACCTACACAGCTACGGTGACTTCACCTACTGCAACAGGCAGCGGTGTGTTTGTGGCCACACTTGACGGATCCCCTGTCAAGAGCGGCACAGGCAGCCAGACACAGACTACCATAATCTATATTACAGGAGCAGCGGATGCGGCTCAATCGACCTTGACACCTACCAGCGCCGGCATCACAGCCGACGGCAGCAGCACACAGACGCTGACGGTCACAGCCAAGGACAGTTTTGGCAATAATCTGACGACAGGCGGCTCCACGATAACGATCACCAAATTATCAGGCACAGGCACCATCGGTACGGTGACAGACAACAGCAACGGCACTTACACAGCTACGGTGACATCACCTACTGCAACAGGCTGCGTTGTATTTGTGGACACACTTGACGGAGCCCCTTTCATGAGCGGCACAGGAAGCCAGACACAGTCTACCATAACCTATACTGCCGGAACAGCAGATGCGGCTCAATCGACCTTGACACCTACCAGCGCCAGCATCACTGCCGACGGCAGCAGCACACAGATACTGACGGTCACAGCCAAGGACAGCTTTGACAATAATCTGACGACAGGCAGCTCGACGGTGACGATCACCAAATTATCAGGCACAGGCACCATCGGTTCAGTAACAGACAACAGCAACGGCACTTACACAGCTACCATAACATCACCTACTGCAACAGGTAGCGGTGTATTTGTGGCCACACTTGACGGAGCCCTTGTCAAGAGCGGCACAGGCAGCCAGACACAGACTACCATAATCTATATTACAGGAGCAGCGGATGCGGCTCAATCGACCTTGACACCTACCAGCGCCGGCATCACTGCCGACGGCAGCAGCACACAGGTATTGACGGTCACAGCCAGGGACAGCTTTGGCAATAATCTGACGACAGGCGGCTCCACGGTAACGATCACAAAATTATCAGGCACAGGCAGCATCGGCTCAGTGACAGACAACGCAGATGATACTTACACAGCGACGGTCACCTCACCCACTGCCACAGGCAGCGGCGTGTTTGTTGCCACACTGGATGGGAATCCGGTAAAGAGCGGCACAGCAAGTCAGACAGAGGCTACCATCACTTATACCCCAGGAGCGGCAGATGCCGTACAGTCAACCCTGACGCCCACAAGTGCCAGCATCACGGCTGACGGCACCAGCACACAGGTATTAACAGTCACAGCCAGGGACAGCTTTGGCAATAATCTGACGACAGGCGGCTCCACGGTGACGATCACAAAATTATCAGGCACAGGCGCCATTGGCACAGTGACAGACAACAGCAACGGCACATACACAGCTACGGTGACATCACTTACTGCAACAGGCAGCGGGGTGTTTGTTGCCACACTGGATGAGAATCCGGTAAAGAGCGGAACAGGAAACCAGACACAGGCGACCATCACTTATACCCCAGGCGCAGCAGATGCCGCTCAATCAACCTTGACACCCACCAGTGCCGGCATCACGGCCGACGGCGGTAGCACACAAGTATTGACGGTCACAGCAAAAGATGCTTATGGCAACACATTGACCAGCGGAGGCTTAACGGTGACAATCACCAAATCATCAGGTACAGGCAGCATCGGCTCAGTGACAGACAACGCAGATGGAACTTACACAGCGACGGTCACCTCACCCACTGCCACAGGCAGCGGCGTGTTTGTTGCCACACTGGATGGTGCCCCTGTCAAGAGCGGCATAGGAAGCCAGACTGAGGCCATCGTCACTTATACTGCAGGAATAGCGATGAAATTCATCATCACTGGCACCGGAGCCCAAACAGCTGGAACACCTGATAACCTGACTATTTTCGCTTCGGATACATTTGGCAACACAGATATGACATATACAGGTGACAAGAGTCTGATCTTTTCAGGTGCCAGTTCTTCAACCAATCCAGTGACACAACCGACAGTTAAAGACAAGGATGGCAATCAAGTCAACTTTGGGACACCGACCACAATTACATTTATAAATGGTGTTGCGACGGTATCGGAGGGTAATAATGGGGTAATGACCCTTTACAAAGCTGAAATGGCGAATATTGTGGCCACTGAGGGTTCCATCACTACCACAGGGGCAGACCGGCTGACAGTGACAGTATCATCTTCGGCCATGAACAAATTTGCTGTAAGTCTTACCGTTCCTCAGACCAATGGCGTAGCCTTTACCGGCACGAACACTCTGACAGCAGAGGATGCATATGGTAATACGGTGAGCACGTATGATGCCTCGACAAATAATGTGATGATCACTGCGACGCCGGATGATGGGATGATAAGCGGTTTGGGTTCCGGCAGCGACAACATTCTGAATCAGGGGGATGATTTTATAAACGGTGTGGCAACACTGACGAACAAATTAATTTTCACCGGCACCTCAGGCAGCCATACCTTCACAGCCACCTCAGCTACCGGTGGATATACCGGCACATCGGAGAGTGTTCAGATCAATGCAGGGCTTTTCACTAAATTGCAGTTATTAGTGCCTGGTGAGACGGCTGCTCCAGGGTCACTATTCGGCAAGATCGGGACACCAATATCCCAGACGGCAGGCACCGCTTTTAATATTACTGTCAATGCTGTGGATGCCAACTGGAATGTGATCAATACGGTCACCGATGTCGTTGGTATCACCTCCAGTGATGCCAATGCCAACTTGCCGGCAAATGCTTCCTTATCCGGAGGTACCCAGACCTTCAGTGTCACGCTGAACACCGCAGGATCAGCTACTGTCACTGCTTCAGATATTACTGATACTGGAAAGATACCCAATACCAGCCCATCAATCAATGTTATACCGGGATCGTTGAACAATTTCCTAGTAGAAGCCGCAGCAGGAGGCGATATTCCATCACAGATTGTTGAAACGACATTCAGTATCAAGATCACAGCACGCGACGCTGAAAACAATATTGTAACTGGTTTTACCGGAACTGTGGACATTTCGTCCAATGGTACACTCTCATTAGGAGGTGGTACGACTATTGCCTTCACGGCTGGTGTGTTACCATCACACCAAGTAAGAATTTCTAACACCGGCAACTTTACGATCACAGCAACAAAGACTGGTGGAGTCAAAAACGGTACAAGCAACATCTTCCAGGTCTCTGCCAGAACATTTGTATATGTTAGTCCTTCAGGTAGTGATATAACTGGAGATGGCTCATCAGGCAACCCATTCCTAACCATTCAACATGGAATTGACCTTGTAGCCGATAATGGGACAGTAAATGTTGCAGCAGGCATAGCTGCCGAAAGTATTTCAGTCGATAAGAATATCACTCTCACAGGAGAGGGTACACTTCCACTACAAGATATTGATCTGACAGACGCAATAAAATTGACACTGGGCAGTGATATCCAGGTGAACGGAACACTTGCACTTAACAGTGGTGAGTTATCAATCGGAGCAAACACACTTATATTAAATGGAGCTATCACCCGTACAAGTGGCACTTTAACTGGTGGTGCATCATCAAATATTATTGTCAGTGGCGCTAGTGCTGGTACAACCCTGCCTGCCGTTATTCTCAATAACCTAACAATAAATCGTGCCACTGGCATTGAATTAGAAGGAGACGTTATTATTGGTGGAACACTTTCATTGATTAATGGAAGATTAACCCTGAATAATAATGATTTGGTTCTCACATCAAACAACCCCATAGAAGGTTCATTTAGTGCATCTACAATGATAGTATTAGGTGGGACCGGTTCATTGATTAAGAATTTCACCGGAACAGGTTCATATCTATTCCCGGTGGGAAGTATTACGAACACAATAGCCTATTCACCGGTAAATCTTAACATTACATCGGGTGATTTCAACAATGCACAGGTAAGTGTTAATCTTGCAGATATAAAAGATCCCAATGCACCTGGTTATCCCAATTATTTAAACCGTTACTGGACGATTGGACAAACCGGCATAACCAACTTAGTATATAATATTGATTTTACTTATAGTGATGGGGATGTTACTGGCACTGAAAGTTTGCTTAGGGGTGCTAAATACGAGGGATCATGGGAATATTACTCCGGTGTTAACACAAGTTCGAATACTTTTTCAATGAGTGATCTTACAAGTTTCGGTGAGTTTTCAGCCTTTGGTGAGGATCTTACTGCGACCGCTTCTGTCGATCCTTCCACTCTTTGCTCCGGAGGATCGTTTAATCTCATATCAAATGCCAGTGGTGGAGTACCTCCATATTCATTTTTCTGGACAGGTCCTAATGATTATTCAAATAATCAACAAAATCCACCACAGATAACTGATGCTACGCTTTCTAATTCTGGTGTTTATACCGTTACGGTTACAGACGCGAATTCTAACACCATCGCAGCATCGGCAACATTAACGGTAAATCAGACACCTGACCAACCTATCACATATGGGACAGTCATATGCAGTGGGAACAATGCCACAATAAGCGCATCGGGAGCCGATAATGATGATAGTTATAAATGGTATGATGCTCCCAGTGGAGGCAACCTGCTAAAAACAAGTGCTGACAATACCGATAGTACATATACTACTGACATTCTTTTGACTACGACTAATTACTGGGTTTCTATCATTAGCTCATTCAGTTGCGAAAGCAACCGTACTATTGTGACAGTGACGGTAGAAGATAATGTAACCCCGTCCATCACCTGCCCTGCCGATATCACTGTCAATGCTGATGAAGGAGAGTGTTTTGCTACGGGTGTCGATCTTGGTAATCCGTTAACAAGCGACAACTGCGGTGTAGCTTCGGTCATCAACAATGCACCAACTCAATTCAATGTGGGTGTGACCACCATCATTTGGACTGTTATCGACAATGCTGTCAACAGTGCTACCTGTGAACAGACGGTCACTGTTACTGACAATCAAAATCCAATAATCACCTGTCCTGCTGATGTCACTGTCAATGCTGATGAAGGAGAGTGCTTTGCGACGGGTGTTGTCTTAGGCAATCCGACGACAAGCGACAACTGTGGTGTGGCAACAGTCACCAACGATGCACCGGCTCAATTCAGTGTCGGGGTGACTACTGTCACATGGACCGTCACCGATAATACAGGCAACATTGCCACCTGCGAACAGACGGTCACGGCGAACGATAATCAGAATCCTATGATCACCTGTCCTGCCGATATCACGGTTAATGCTGATGAAGGAGAGTGTTTTGCTACGGGTGTCGATCTTGGTAATCCGTTAACAAGCGACAACTGTAGTGTGGTTTCGGTCACCAACAATGCACCGGCTCAGTTCAATGTGGGTGTGACCACCGTCACCTGGACAGTTACCGACAATTCAGGCAACAGTGCCACCTGTGAACAGACGGTCATTGTTACTGACAATCAAAACCCAATGATCACCTGCCCTGCCGATATCACTGTCAATGCTGATGAAGGAGAGTGCTTTGCAACGGGTGTCGATCTTGGTAATCCGTTAACAAGCGACAACTGTGGTGTGGCATTGGTCACCAACGATACACCGGCTCAATTCAGTGTCGGGGTGACTACTGTCACATGGACAGTCACCGATAATGCAGGCAACAGTGCCACCTGCGAACAGACGGTCACTGTTACTGACAATCAAAACCCAATGATCACCTGTCCGGCCAATGTCACTATCAATTCTGATGAAGGAGAGTGCTTTGCGACGGGTGTCGATCTTGGTAATCCGTTAACAAGCGACAACTGTGGTGTGGCATCGGTCACCAACGATACACCGGCTCAATTCAGTGTCGGGGTGACTACTGTCACATGGACAGTCACCGATAATGCAGGCAACAGTGCCACCTGCGAACAGACAGTCACTGTTACTGACAATCAAAATCCAATGATCACCTGTCCTGCCAATGTCACTATCAATTCTGATGAAGGAGAGTGCTTTGCAACGGGTGTTGTCTTAGGCAATCCGACAACAAGCGATAACTGCGGTGTAGCTTCGGTCACCAACAATGCCCCAGCTCAATTCAATGCGGGTGTGACCACTTTCACCTGGATCGTTACCGACAATTCAGGCAACAGTGCCACCTGTGAACAGACGGTCACAGTGAATGATGATCAGAATCCTGTGATCACCTGCCCTGCCGATATTACAGTTAATGCTGATGAAGGAGAGTGCTATGCAACGGGTGTGCTATTAGGCAGTCCGACAACAAGCGATAATTGCAGTGTGGCATCGGTCACCAACGATGCACCAGCCCAATTCAATGTGGGTGTGACCACCATCATCTGGACTGTTACCGACAATGCTGGCAACAGTACTACCTGTGAACAGACGGTCACTGTTAATGATAACCAGAACCCAATGATCACCTGTCCTGCTGATGTCACTGTCAATGCTGATGGAGGAGAGTGCTTTGCAACGGGTGTTGTATTAGGCAATCCGACAACAAGCGACAACTGCGGTGTTGCTTCGGTGACGAATAATGCACCATCTCAATTCCCTGTCGGTCCCACAACTGTCATCTGGACGGTCACCGACAATGCGGGAAATACAGCTACCTGCCAACAACTGGTTAGTGTTATCGATAATCAGAATCCATCAATCAGCTGTCCTGCCAATGTCACGGTCAATGCTGATGAAGGAGAGTGTTTTGCAACGGGTGTGCCATTGGGCAATCCGACAATAAGCGACAACTGCGGTGT
This window of the Bacteroidota bacterium genome carries:
- a CDS encoding HYR domain-containing protein, with the protein product MATLDGSPVKSGTGSQTQSTITYITGAADAAQSTLTPTSASITADGSSTQTLTVTAKDSFGNNLTTGGSTVTITKLSGTGTIGTVTDNSNGTYTAIVTSPTATGSGVFVATLDGAPVKSGTGSQTQSTITYTAGAADAAQSTLTPTSASITADGSSTQTLTVTAKDSFGNNLTTGGSTVVITKLSGTGTIGTVTDNSNGTYTATVTSPTATGSGVFVATLDGSPVKSGTGSQTQTTIIYITGAADAAQSTLTPTSAGITADGSSTQTLTVTAKDSFGNNLTTGGSTITITKLSGTGTIGTVTDNSNGTYTATVTSPTATGCVVFVDTLDGAPFMSGTGSQTQSTITYTAGTADAAQSTLTPTSASITADGSSTQILTVTAKDSFDNNLTTGSSTVTITKLSGTGTIGSVTDNSNGTYTATITSPTATGSGVFVATLDGALVKSGTGSQTQTTIIYITGAADAAQSTLTPTSAGITADGSSTQVLTVTARDSFGNNLTTGGSTVTITKLSGTGSIGSVTDNADDTYTATVTSPTATGSGVFVATLDGNPVKSGTASQTEATITYTPGAADAVQSTLTPTSASITADGTSTQVLTVTARDSFGNNLTTGGSTVTITKLSGTGAIGTVTDNSNGTYTATVTSLTATGSGVFVATLDENPVKSGTGNQTQATITYTPGAADAAQSTLTPTSAGITADGGSTQVLTVTAKDAYGNTLTSGGLTVTITKSSGTGSIGSVTDNADGTYTATVTSPTATGSGVFVATLDGAPVKSGIGSQTEAIVTYTAGIAMKFIITGTGAQTAGTPDNLTIFASDTFGNTDMTYTGDKSLIFSGASSSTNPVTQPTVKDKDGNQVNFGTPTTITFINGVATVSEGNNGVMTLYKAEMANIVATEGSITTTGADRLTVTVSSSAMNKFAVSLTVPQTNGVAFTGTNTLTAEDAYGNTVSTYDASTNNVMITATPDDGMISGLGSGSDNILNQGDDFINGVATLTNKLIFTGTSGSHTFTATSATGGYTGTSESVQINAGLFTKLQLLVPGETAAPGSLFGKIGTPISQTAGTAFNITVNAVDANWNVINTVTDVVGITSSDANANLPANASLSGGTQTFSVTLNTAGSATVTASDITDTGKIPNTSPSINVIPGSLNNFLVEAAAGGDIPSQIVETTFSIKITARDAENNIVTGFTGTVDISSNGTLSLGGGTTIAFTAGVLPSHQVRISNTGNFTITATKTGGVKNGTSNIFQVSARTFVYVSPSGSDITGDGSSGNPFLTIQHGIDLVADNGTVNVAAGIAAESISVDKNITLTGEGTLPLQDIDLTDAIKLTLGSDIQVNGTLALNSGELSIGANTLILNGAITRTSGTLTGGASSNIIVSGASAGTTLPAVILNNLTINRATGIELEGDVIIGGTLSLINGRLTLNNNDLVLTSNNPIEGSFSASTMIVLGGTGSLIKNFTGTGSYLFPVGSITNTIAYSPVNLNITSGDFNNAQVSVNLADIKDPNAPGYPNYLNRYWTIGQTGITNLVYNIDFTYSDGDVTGTESLLRGAKYEGSWEYYSGVNTSSNTFSMSDLTSFGEFSAFGEDLTATASVDPSTLCSGGSFNLISNASGGVPPYSFFWTGPNDYSNNQQNPPQITDATLSNSGVYTVTVTDANSNTIAASATLTVNQTPDQPITYGTVICSGNNATISASGADNDDSYKWYDAPSGGNLLKTSADNTDSTYTTDILLTTTNYWVSIISSFSCESNRTIVTVTVEDNVTPSITCPADITVNADEGECFATGVDLGNPLTSDNCGVASVINNAPTQFNVGVTTIIWTVIDNAVNSATCEQTVTVTDNQNPIITCPADVTVNADEGECFATGVVLGNPTTSDNCGVATVTNDAPAQFSVGVTTVTWTVTDNTGNIATCEQTVTANDNQNPMITCPADITVNADEGECFATGVDLGNPLTSDNCSVVSVTNNAPAQFNVGVTTVTWTVTDNSGNSATCEQTVIVTDNQNPMITCPADITVNADEGECFATGVDLGNPLTSDNCGVALVTNDTPAQFSVGVTTVTWTVTDNAGNSATCEQTVTVTDNQNPMITCPANVTINSDEGECFATGVDLGNPLTSDNCGVASVTNDTPAQFSVGVTTVTWTVTDNAGNSATCEQTVTVTDNQNPMITCPANVTINSDEGECFATGVVLGNPTTSDNCGVASVTNNAPAQFNAGVTTFTWIVTDNSGNSATCEQTVTVNDDQNPVITCPADITVNADEGECYATGVLLGSPTTSDNCSVASVTNDAPAQFNVGVTTIIWTVTDNAGNSTTCEQTVTVNDNQNPMITCPADVTVNADGGECFATGVVLGNPTTSDNCGVASVTNNAPSQFPVGPTTVIWTVTDNAGNTATCQQLVSVIDNQNPSISCPANVTVNADEGECFATGVPLGNPTISDNCGVASVESNDHLSC